In one window of Gossypium arboreum isolate Shixiya-1 chromosome 4, ASM2569848v2, whole genome shotgun sequence DNA:
- the LOC108458645 gene encoding uncharacterized protein LOC108458645: protein MKRLAVGSMTTSEYNGWFSKRINDNIPGPNLEGAQSIEECLQVVPSELEIIRQDFEKKNSELGKRIEQLEEEKMKLRLDVDVQKLEAEKLRKGKNKAEEYLHSLKTDYNKLHLSMRTAELGKTSEQWRQEIREEKIKADRWERKFQKAETQNEALEKSLSESRNEQGELKARVAELKKSLHQYQNLNSAMELKESLNKMKEMKGKVEELEAALQNCEMRIEFLEASEERWKEQLYYSQNQVRNRDYIMGEVVVQIQEVVDHLQTLAVQADILSVKYELESDRG, encoded by the coding sequence ATGAAGAGATTGGCTGTTGGTTCAATGACAACTTCTGAATACAATGGATGGTTTAGTAAAAGGATCAATGATAACATTCCTGGGCCGAATTTGGAGGGCGCTCAATCAATAGAGGAATGCTTGCAAGTGGTCCCATCAGAGTTAGAGATCATAAGGCAGGACTTCGAAAAGAAGAATTCTGAGCTCGGGAAGAGGATTGAGCAGCTGGAGGAGGAAAAAATGAAGTTGAGATTAGATGTGGATGTTCAGAAGTTAGAGGCTGAGAAGttaagaaaagggaaaaataaggccGAAGAATATCTACATAGTTTGAAGACAGATTATAATAAGCTACATCTATCGATGAGAACTGCCGAGTTGGGGAAAACTTCAGAGCAATGGCGTCAAGAGATTCGAGAGGAAAAGATCAAAGCTGATCGGTGGGAAAGAAAATTTCAAAAGGCTGAAACGCAAAACGAGGCCCTAGAGAAAAGTTTATCAGAAAGCCGAAATGAACAGGGCGAATTAAAGGCTAGAGTAGCAGAACTCAAAAAATCTCTTCATCAGTACCAAAATCTTAATTCCGCGATGGAATTGAAAGAAAGCTTAAACAAGATGAAGGAAATGAAAGGAAAAGTAGAAGAATTAGAGGCGGCATTACAAAACTGTGAAATGCGGATTGAATTCCTTGAAGCAAGTGAAGAGCGTTGGAAAGAACAGCTTTACTATTCTCAAAATCAAGTCAGAAACAGAGATTACATTATGGGAGAAGTTGTGGTTCAGATTCAGGAGGTAGTCGATCACTTGCAGACTTTAGCGGTGCAGGCAGATATATTGagtgtgaagtatgagttagaGTCAGACCGGGGGTAG